A single genomic interval of Falsibacillus albus harbors:
- a CDS encoding NCS2 family permease, producing the protein MFNLKENGTSVKTELTAGLTTFLTMVYIVIVNPVILSDAGVPFNQVFTATIIATVIGTLWMALAANYPIAIAPGMGLNAYFAYSVVGNQTNISYQVAFSAVFVAGLIFVLLSLTPFRKKLIEAIPDNLKYGITSGIGLFIAFIGLRLTHIIVAHPTNLVALGDLRAPSALLALIGLAITLILMVLNVNGALFIGMIATGIIAYFTGQLDFKEGFVSTPSLPQGIMINPLHAIGDVFQYGLFAVVFSFLLVTIFDTTGTMIGVAQQAGLMKGKSMPRARQALLADSIATTVGAIFGTSPTSAYIESSSGVAAGGRTGLTALTVAILFVLSAFFGPLVSAVSGLSAITAPALIIVGSLMMGSIAKISWNELDEAFPAFLVIISMPLTSSIATGIALGFISYPILKIVKGKWKQVHPLVYLFAVLFFYQLAFLQH; encoded by the coding sequence ATGTTTAATTTAAAAGAAAATGGGACATCGGTTAAAACTGAATTAACAGCAGGCTTAACGACTTTTTTAACGATGGTTTATATAGTGATCGTGAATCCTGTCATTTTGTCGGATGCAGGGGTTCCTTTCAATCAAGTATTTACAGCCACAATCATTGCAACAGTTATCGGGACGCTTTGGATGGCATTAGCCGCAAATTACCCGATTGCCATCGCGCCGGGAATGGGACTGAATGCATACTTTGCTTATTCCGTCGTCGGAAATCAAACCAATATTTCTTATCAAGTAGCATTTTCAGCAGTCTTCGTCGCAGGTCTCATTTTTGTCCTGCTATCTTTGACGCCATTCAGGAAAAAGCTTATTGAAGCGATACCGGATAATCTCAAATATGGAATCACATCTGGAATCGGTCTGTTCATTGCTTTTATCGGGCTGCGTTTGACACATATCATCGTTGCGCACCCTACCAATTTAGTTGCACTTGGCGACCTTCGTGCACCATCCGCACTGCTTGCACTGATCGGATTGGCGATTACGCTGATTTTGATGGTATTGAATGTCAATGGAGCGTTATTCATCGGAATGATCGCAACGGGAATTATTGCTTATTTTACAGGCCAATTGGATTTTAAAGAAGGATTTGTATCGACACCCTCCCTTCCACAAGGGATCATGATCAATCCGCTGCATGCCATCGGCGATGTGTTTCAATATGGGTTATTTGCAGTCGTTTTCTCATTCTTACTCGTGACGATTTTTGATACGACCGGCACCATGATCGGGGTTGCCCAGCAAGCAGGCTTGATGAAAGGAAAATCAATGCCTCGTGCCCGTCAAGCTCTCTTGGCTGATTCCATCGCGACTACTGTCGGAGCCATTTTTGGAACAAGCCCAACGAGTGCCTATATCGAATCTTCCAGTGGGGTTGCCGCTGGTGGACGAACTGGTCTAACTGCTTTGACAGTAGCGATTCTCTTTGTTTTATCGGCATTTTTCGGTCCACTCGTCAGTGCGGTTTCCGGCTTATCGGCGATTACGGCACCAGCATTGATCATCGTTGGAAGTTTGATGATGGGAAGCATCGCAAAAATCAGCTGGAACGAACTTGACGAAGCATTCCCGGCATTTTTGGTCATCATCAGCATGCCGCTTACTTCCAGCATCGCGACCGGAATCGCTCTTGGATTCATTTCCTACCCGATTTTAAAAATCGTCAAAGGTAAATGGAAACAAGTCCATCCACTCGTTTATCTATTTGCTGTACTGTTCTTTTATCAACTCGCTTTTCTACAGCATTAA
- a CDS encoding dihydrofolate reductase family protein has protein sequence MSKKRNIVLYIAASLDGYIAREDDSLDWLFKVEGEGDNGYSDFYGSVDSILIGRKTYDWVMEHEKGNFPYKDKDCYVFSNTESDDHEYVKFINGDIAAFSKQLKNQPGNNIWLVGGGGVIHSFMKEKLIDEIRLTVAPTIIGKGIPLFSKGDFEFELELIDIKRFNQFVELNYVVKK, from the coding sequence ATGAGCAAGAAAAGAAATATCGTCCTATACATTGCAGCAAGTTTGGATGGCTACATCGCGCGAGAGGACGATTCATTGGATTGGCTCTTTAAGGTCGAGGGTGAAGGGGATAATGGATACTCAGATTTTTACGGGAGCGTGGATTCCATCTTAATCGGAAGAAAGACTTATGACTGGGTGATGGAGCATGAAAAAGGAAATTTCCCATATAAGGATAAGGATTGTTATGTATTTTCCAATACTGAATCTGATGATCATGAATATGTTAAATTCATCAATGGGGACATTGCAGCTTTTTCAAAACAATTAAAAAATCAACCAGGAAATAATATTTGGCTGGTCGGCGGTGGGGGAGTCATCCATTCCTTCATGAAAGAAAAATTAATAGATGAAATTAGATTGACTGTTGCTCCCACCATAATCGGGAAAGGAATCCCGCTTTTTTCAAAGGGAGATTTCGAATTCGAGCTGGAATTAATCGATATTAAGCGCTTCAATCAGTTTGTGGAACTGAATTATGTCGTGAAAAAGTAA
- a CDS encoding dihydrolipoyl dehydrogenase family protein — protein sequence MVVGEIAQEKDIVIIGGGPAGYSAAIRAAQNGKEVLLIEKEELGGVCLNKGCIPSKAATEAGKQLKQLHHLKSIGLNIEDHTFDFNRFTKYQSDKIDQLRKGVEALCKANKIEVVYGEAAFLSEDRIGVETNHHFDIYQFQDAIIATGAMSEKNGWNINVNELFHVRELPAHLVLIGSSYIVLEAAFAYAAFGSKVSVVNEQNGFGLDASIEKELLRQMKKAKINYYNSVEKIVCDSGRCNFIDKKGEMCELPASMVYQDPIFHGNTGTLGIDRIGVEMDELGFVRVDQSGKTSVSHIFAAGDVTGGPFSAVKAIKQAKVIIDIIQGKPAEADFTYMPRIIHSQPPIASVGYTEEEAKEEGISFRSGVYALGGNGYASLMERKDGLVKVLFEEGSDRLLGIHIIGEGAVELIQTGVLGMELVARDEDLLFPSYAHPSLSESLLEACEDAFGLAIHQAPKAKKKSKTMQNV from the coding sequence ATGGTTGTTGGAGAAATCGCCCAAGAAAAGGATATCGTGATCATCGGCGGGGGGCCAGCTGGCTATTCAGCGGCGATTCGGGCTGCGCAAAACGGAAAGGAAGTACTGCTCATTGAAAAGGAAGAACTCGGCGGCGTCTGCCTCAATAAAGGGTGCATTCCTTCCAAGGCAGCCACCGAAGCGGGAAAACAGCTGAAGCAGCTTCACCACCTTAAAAGCATTGGGCTGAACATAGAGGATCATACTTTTGATTTTAATCGGTTCACGAAGTATCAAAGTGATAAAATCGATCAGCTAAGAAAAGGAGTAGAAGCTCTCTGTAAAGCGAATAAAATCGAAGTGGTTTATGGGGAGGCAGCGTTTCTTTCAGAGGACAGGATCGGTGTGGAAACGAACCACCATTTTGATATCTATCAATTTCAAGATGCGATTATTGCAACGGGGGCAATGAGTGAAAAGAACGGATGGAATATAAATGTTAATGAGTTATTCCATGTCAGGGAATTGCCTGCGCATCTCGTATTGATCGGCAGCAGCTATATCGTCCTTGAGGCCGCATTTGCGTACGCAGCATTCGGGAGCAAAGTTTCTGTTGTAAATGAGCAAAACGGCTTCGGACTGGATGCCTCAATTGAAAAAGAATTGCTCAGGCAAATGAAAAAAGCAAAAATCAACTATTATAACTCCGTGGAGAAAATCGTTTGCGACAGTGGAAGATGTAATTTTATCGACAAAAAAGGGGAGATGTGCGAACTCCCAGCTTCCATGGTTTATCAGGACCCCATTTTTCATGGGAATACTGGGACGTTAGGCATTGACAGAATCGGGGTTGAAATGGATGAACTCGGTTTTGTGCGGGTCGATCAGTCTGGAAAAACAAGTGTCTCCCACATCTTTGCTGCAGGGGATGTGACAGGCGGTCCGTTTTCCGCTGTGAAAGCCATCAAGCAGGCAAAAGTGATTATTGATATTATTCAAGGGAAGCCTGCCGAAGCCGATTTTACCTATATGCCAAGAATCATCCATTCGCAGCCGCCGATTGCGTCAGTCGGATACACGGAAGAAGAGGCAAAAGAGGAGGGAATATCATTTCGTTCAGGGGTATATGCATTAGGTGGCAACGGATATGCATCACTCATGGAACGAAAGGACGGGCTTGTCAAGGTCCTCTTTGAAGAAGGATCAGATCGGCTATTGGGGATCCATATTATTGGAGAGGGAGCTGTTGAATTGATTCAAACCGGTGTCCTCGGAATGGAGCTTGTAGCAAGGGATGAGGACCTCCTTTTTCCGAGCTATGCCCACCCAAGCCTGTCTGAAAGCTTGCTCGAAGCATGTGAGGACGCATTCGGTCTGGCCATTCATCAAGCACCCAAGGCCAAAAAGAAATCTAAAACTATGCAGAATGTGTGA
- a CDS encoding dihydrolipoamide acetyltransferase family protein → MVELKLHDIGEGMTEGEVLHYFVKVGDQVKSDQPLVEVQTDKMTAELPSPATGVVKEILIQTGNTVEVGTTLLIIEDGKQQKLKTVDKPQKETSEGTRQISFVSKKGSKRNILAAPYTRKIARDLGIDIEEITGSGPAGRVTDEDVYRFVNEPASPSEKAIMQDAPVCESENRETIPFKGRRKQIAKKMTQSLFTIPHVSHFDEVDMTELLALIQTLKDDGEKISVASFFIKAIQLSLRAHPIFNSVLDEENEVIQLKKEFNIGIAVDTEEGLIVPVIHHVEKKSISEIQKEMKELISKAQQNELSHKELTGGTFTISNVGPLGSTGATPIINHPEAGLMAFHKTKKRPAVVDDQIVIRSMMNVSMSFDHRVADGVAAVRFTNQFIELIENPAKMLLEMV, encoded by the coding sequence ATGGTTGAATTAAAGCTTCATGATATTGGAGAAGGAATGACCGAAGGAGAAGTCCTTCATTATTTTGTAAAAGTCGGGGACCAAGTAAAAAGCGATCAGCCCCTTGTTGAAGTACAAACGGATAAAATGACGGCAGAGCTTCCTTCTCCGGCAACAGGTGTCGTCAAAGAGATACTGATCCAAACAGGCAATACAGTCGAGGTCGGCACAACGCTGCTGATCATTGAAGACGGAAAACAACAGAAATTAAAGACAGTCGATAAACCGCAGAAAGAAACAAGCGAAGGTACAAGGCAAATCTCTTTTGTTTCCAAAAAGGGATCAAAACGGAATATCCTAGCCGCTCCCTATACAAGAAAAATCGCTCGCGATCTGGGAATCGATATCGAGGAAATCACTGGGTCCGGCCCCGCTGGCAGGGTCACCGATGAAGATGTTTATCGGTTTGTAAATGAACCTGCCTCTCCTTCGGAAAAAGCTATAATGCAAGATGCCCCTGTGTGCGAAAGTGAAAATAGGGAAACCATACCATTCAAGGGAAGAAGGAAACAGATCGCCAAGAAAATGACCCAGTCTCTATTCACCATTCCGCATGTAAGCCACTTTGATGAAGTAGACATGACCGAGCTGCTGGCTTTGATTCAAACCTTAAAGGATGACGGGGAAAAGATTTCAGTTGCATCCTTTTTCATCAAAGCCATCCAGCTTTCATTGAGAGCCCATCCTATATTTAACTCAGTGCTGGATGAGGAAAACGAAGTCATTCAATTGAAGAAAGAATTCAATATCGGCATTGCGGTAGATACAGAAGAAGGATTGATCGTTCCGGTCATCCATCATGTCGAAAAGAAAAGCATAAGCGAAATCCAGAAAGAGATGAAGGAATTGATCAGCAAAGCTCAACAGAATGAATTATCCCATAAGGAACTGACTGGGGGAACTTTCACGATCAGCAATGTCGGTCCTCTTGGAAGCACTGGTGCGACACCGATCATCAATCACCCGGAAGCTGGGTTGATGGCATTCCATAAAACTAAGAAACGGCCGGCCGTCGTCGATGATCAAATCGTCATCCGCTCCATGATGAACGTGTCGATGTCATTCGATCACCGGGTTGCAGACGGTGTCGCGGCAGTAAGATTCACGAACCAGTTTATTGAGTTAATCGAAAATCCGGCAAAAATGCTATTGGAGATGGTGTAA
- a CDS encoding alpha-ketoacid dehydrogenase subunit beta, with protein MKTAVANVQKLSLVQAVTDGLRTMMSEHKEVIVMGEDVGQNGGVFRATEGLIEEFGEQRVIDTPLSESGIIGTGIGLALNGFLPVVEMQFLGFIYPAFEQIMTHATRIRMRTLGKYHVPMVIRAPYGAGIRAPEIHSDSVEALFTHMPGIKVVCPSNPYDAKGLLIASIEDPDPVLFMESMRCYRSTKGGVPSGKYTVDIGKANVLKEGEDITILAWGAMVMLAEKAAEEYKKQDIHCEVIDIRTLYPLDKKTISESVQKTGRVVIVHEAHSTGGVGTDLISLVNDTSFLSLKAPIERVTGFDVPVPFSALEDHYIPTVDRIKKAINKVWTF; from the coding sequence ATGAAGACAGCTGTAGCAAATGTACAAAAGCTATCATTGGTGCAAGCGGTAACTGACGGTTTAAGGACAATGATGAGCGAGCATAAGGAAGTAATTGTCATGGGCGAGGATGTCGGACAAAACGGAGGAGTATTCAGGGCGACGGAAGGATTGATTGAGGAATTTGGCGAACAGCGTGTCATTGATACTCCATTAAGCGAATCCGGCATTATCGGGACGGGAATCGGGTTGGCGCTGAACGGCTTCCTGCCGGTTGTTGAAATGCAATTCCTCGGCTTTATCTATCCCGCTTTCGAACAAATCATGACACATGCCACAAGAATCAGAATGAGGACCCTCGGAAAATACCACGTTCCTATGGTCATCCGCGCTCCATATGGTGCTGGGATAAGGGCCCCTGAAATTCATTCTGACAGTGTGGAGGCGCTGTTTACTCATATGCCGGGAATCAAGGTCGTCTGTCCATCCAATCCATATGATGCAAAAGGATTGCTGATTGCAAGCATTGAAGATCCCGATCCGGTCCTATTCATGGAGTCGATGAGATGCTACCGATCCACGAAAGGCGGAGTCCCTTCTGGAAAATACACAGTCGATATCGGGAAGGCGAACGTGCTTAAAGAAGGCGAGGATATCACGATCCTGGCATGGGGAGCGATGGTCATGCTTGCCGAAAAAGCAGCAGAGGAGTATAAAAAACAGGATATCCACTGCGAGGTCATAGATATCAGGACGCTATACCCACTAGACAAGAAAACGATCAGCGAATCCGTCCAGAAAACGGGGAGGGTCGTAATTGTCCACGAAGCCCATTCTACCGGAGGGGTCGGAACAGATCTTATTTCATTGGTCAATGATACTTCCTTTTTGTCATTAAAAGCTCCGATCGAGAGAGTCACAGGGTTCGATGTGCCTGTACCATTCTCAGCATTGGAGGATCATTATATCCCGACGGTGGATCGAATCAAAAAAGCCATCAACAAAGTTTGGACATTTTAA
- the pdhA gene encoding pyruvate dehydrogenase (acetyl-transferring) E1 component subunit alpha translates to METFETICYIDENGNVRNEEGAARINEKLAKEMYEKLLLVRTFDRKAISLQRQGRLGTYAPFEGQEGAQVGSASALKEGDWLFPTYRDHAASITFGHSIPRVFLYWNGRVEGCVAPEGKHIFPPAVPIATQLPHATGAALAEKWKGTDNASIVYFGDGATSEGDFHEGLNFASVFKAPVVFFNQNNQYAISVHISKQMNSETIAQKSVAYGIPGVRVDGSDVFAVYFETQKALERARNGEGPTLIEAVTWRFGAHTTADDPTKYRNQDESIQKREQIDPLLRVERYLKNQGYWDDEWAAEMQANASAVIEEAVEEMEAFPKPKVEDIFDHVFASPTWTIQQQKEEYLQQMRGEDA, encoded by the coding sequence ATGGAGACATTTGAAACGATTTGCTATATTGACGAAAACGGAAACGTCCGGAATGAAGAAGGGGCGGCTCGAATTAATGAAAAACTGGCAAAAGAGATGTATGAGAAACTCCTTCTTGTCAGAACGTTCGACCGCAAGGCGATCAGCCTTCAACGGCAAGGAAGACTTGGGACTTATGCCCCTTTTGAAGGGCAGGAAGGGGCGCAGGTTGGAAGTGCATCTGCTCTGAAGGAAGGCGATTGGCTTTTCCCGACCTACCGTGATCATGCTGCGAGTATTACCTTCGGCCATTCCATTCCACGTGTCTTTTTATATTGGAATGGCAGAGTAGAAGGTTGTGTCGCTCCTGAAGGCAAGCACATTTTTCCTCCAGCTGTCCCTATCGCAACACAGCTTCCGCATGCCACAGGTGCAGCATTGGCGGAAAAATGGAAGGGAACGGATAATGCCTCAATCGTGTATTTCGGAGATGGTGCAACATCAGAGGGGGACTTCCACGAAGGATTGAACTTTGCAAGCGTATTTAAAGCACCGGTTGTCTTTTTCAATCAAAACAATCAATATGCCATTTCGGTACACATCAGCAAGCAAATGAATTCTGAAACAATCGCTCAAAAGTCGGTTGCTTACGGAATCCCGGGTGTCCGAGTGGATGGCAGCGATGTTTTCGCTGTCTATTTCGAAACGCAGAAAGCATTGGAACGAGCAAGGAATGGAGAGGGGCCTACGCTGATTGAAGCCGTGACCTGGAGATTTGGGGCACATACGACGGCTGACGATCCGACCAAATATCGCAATCAAGATGAAAGCATCCAAAAAAGGGAACAGATCGATCCATTGCTGCGGGTTGAACGCTATCTGAAAAATCAAGGTTACTGGGATGACGAATGGGCTGCTGAAATGCAGGCAAATGCATCGGCGGTCATCGAAGAAGCGGTGGAGGAAATGGAGGCATTTCCAAAGCCGAAAGTGGAAGATATATTCGACCATGTCTTTGCGAGTCCGACGTGGACCATCCAGCAGCAAAAAGAAGAATATCTTCAGCAAATGAGAGGTGAGGATGCATGA
- a CDS encoding Leu/Phe/Val dehydrogenase encodes MDLFNDIREHEQVVFCNDPETGLKAIIAIHNTTLGPALGGCRMRPYATFDEALEDVLRLSKGMTYKCAAADVDFGGGKSVIIGDPLKDKTPELFRAFGQFVESLNGRFYTGTDMGTTPDDFVHALKETNCIVGVPEEYGGSGDSSVPTALGVIYGIQATNQVVFGTSDLGEKTYAIQGLGKVGFKVAEKLLEQGASLYVTDINPKAIENLLSKGREIGNESIKVVAGQDILGVEADVFVPCALGGVINDESIDLLNVKAIVGSANNQLLSEEQGEQLNHRGILYAPDYIVNAGGLIQVADELYGPNKNRVLNKTKAIYDSLLEIYLHSENEGVSTAHAANVFCEKRIESRRKRSSFFSHHKRPKWSIRS; translated from the coding sequence ATGGATTTATTTAATGATATCCGTGAACATGAACAGGTTGTTTTTTGCAATGATCCGGAAACAGGGTTAAAGGCAATCATCGCCATACATAATACGACATTGGGGCCAGCACTTGGCGGGTGCCGTATGAGGCCGTACGCTACCTTCGATGAAGCGCTGGAAGATGTGCTTCGCTTATCCAAGGGGATGACCTACAAGTGCGCTGCGGCGGATGTCGATTTCGGCGGGGGGAAATCGGTCATTATCGGTGACCCATTAAAGGACAAAACACCGGAGCTTTTTCGGGCTTTCGGACAATTCGTCGAATCTTTGAATGGCAGATTCTATACCGGCACTGATATGGGGACGACTCCGGATGACTTTGTGCATGCATTAAAAGAAACAAATTGCATTGTCGGCGTACCTGAGGAGTATGGCGGAAGCGGTGATTCATCCGTACCCACTGCCCTCGGGGTCATATATGGAATCCAAGCAACCAACCAAGTCGTTTTCGGGACATCGGACCTGGGAGAAAAAACGTATGCGATCCAAGGATTGGGCAAAGTGGGCTTTAAAGTGGCTGAAAAACTGTTGGAGCAAGGAGCATCTCTATATGTTACAGATATTAATCCAAAAGCGATTGAGAATCTGCTTTCAAAGGGAAGGGAAATTGGCAATGAATCGATCAAAGTCGTGGCGGGGCAGGATATTCTCGGCGTCGAAGCCGATGTGTTTGTCCCTTGCGCCCTTGGTGGAGTCATCAATGATGAATCGATTGATCTGCTCAATGTGAAAGCCATCGTTGGCTCCGCTAATAACCAGCTCCTTAGTGAAGAACAAGGCGAGCAATTAAATCACAGGGGCATTCTCTATGCACCTGACTATATTGTCAATGCCGGAGGACTGATTCAGGTCGCAGATGAGCTTTATGGTCCCAATAAGAATCGGGTGTTGAATAAAACGAAGGCGATTTACGATTCATTGCTTGAAATCTATTTGCATTCCGAAAATGAAGGAGTATCCACCGCCCATGCTGCCAACGTGTTCTGCGAAAAACGAATTGAATCGAGAAGAAAGAGAAGCAGCTTTTTCTCCCATCACAAACGTCCAAAATGGAGCATTCGCAGTTAA
- a CDS encoding thioesterase family protein — translation MKDGMEVGQTAEVTFEVTPEMFAQFGGEVVHPAYSTVSMVYHMELASRKIILSYLEDHEEGIGGAVSVKHVAPTGEGTIVTVRATLIELKKNVVITKTEAFIASGMIGLGEVTQVILPKADITQKIKSSTLK, via the coding sequence ATGAAAGACGGTATGGAGGTAGGGCAGACAGCGGAGGTAACCTTTGAAGTGACCCCGGAAATGTTTGCCCAGTTCGGAGGAGAAGTGGTTCATCCAGCTTATTCAACCGTGTCGATGGTTTATCACATGGAGTTAGCGTCAAGAAAAATCATCCTCTCCTATTTGGAGGATCATGAAGAGGGTATCGGCGGGGCGGTTTCCGTCAAGCATGTTGCACCGACCGGGGAGGGCACGATCGTCACAGTCAGAGCGACGCTTATCGAATTAAAGAAAAATGTGGTGATCACCAAAACGGAAGCGTTCATCGCATCGGGCATGATCGGATTAGGCGAAGTGACCCAGGTGATTTTGCCGAAAGCCGATATCACTCAAAAAATAAAAAGCTCAACACTAAAATGA